The following coding sequences are from one Oncorhynchus nerka isolate Pitt River linkage group LG6, Oner_Uvic_2.0, whole genome shotgun sequence window:
- the slc25a5 gene encoding ADP/ATP translocase 2, giving the protein MNETVVSFAKDFLAGGISAAISKTAVAPIERIKLLLQVQHASKQITVDKQYKGIMDCVVRIPKEQGFLSFWRGNLANVIRYFPTQALNFAFKDKYKQIFLDGVDKKQFWRYFAGNLASGGAAGATSLCFVYPLDFARTRLAADVGKAGAGREFNGLGDCLKKIYKADGLKGLYQGFSVSVQGIIIYRASYFGVYDTAKGMLPDPKNASILVSWAIAQSVTAVAGLTSYPFDTVRRRMMMQSGRKGGDIMYTGTIDCWKKIAKDEGGKAFFKGAWSNVLRGMGGAFVLVLYDELKKVL; this is encoded by the exons ATGAATGAGACCGTCGTCTCGTTCGCTAAGGACTTCTTGGCTGGTGGTATTTCCGCTGCCATCTCCAAAACAGCTGTAGCTCCTATTGAAAGAATCAAGCTTCTGCTTCAG GTGCAACATGCTAGCAAACAGATCACCGTTGACAAGCAGTACAAGGGTATCATGGATTGCGTCGTCCGTATCCCCAAGGAGCAGGGCTTCCTGTCGTTCTGGAGAGGCAACTTGGCCAACGTCATCAGATACTTCCCCACTCAGGCCCTCAACTTTGCATTCAAGGACAAATACAAGCAAATATTCCTGGATGGTGTGGACAAGAAACAGTTCTGGAGGTACTTCGCTGGTAACCTGGCCTCTGGTGGTGCTGCTGGCGCTACCTCCCTCTGTTTTGTGTACCCCCTCGACTTTGCCAGAACCCGACTGGCTGCTGATGTCGGCAAGGCCGGTGCTGGGCGTGAGTTTAACGGCCTGGGCGACTGCTTGAAGAAGATCTACAAGGCTGATGGTCTGAAGGGCCTGTACCAGGGATTCTCTGTGTCGGTCCAGGGCATCATAATCTACAGGGCATCTTACTTTGGTGTCTATGACACAGCCAAGG GCATGCTGCCAGATCCCAAGAACGCAAGCATCTTGGTCAGCTGGGCCATCGctcagtctgtgactgcagttgcTGGTCTTACATCCTACCCCTTCGATACCGTCCGTCGCCGTATGATGATGCAGTCTGGACGTAAAGGAG GTGACATTATGTACACTGGCACCATTGACTGTTGGAAGAAGATTGCGAAGGATGAGGGCGGCAAGGCCTTCTTCAAAGGAGCCTGGTCCAATGTTCTCCGAGGCATGGGTGGTGCCTTCGTGCTGGTCTTGTACGATGAGTTGAAGAAGGTCCTCTAA
- the LOC115130654 gene encoding uncharacterized protein LOC115130654, producing MKSKKDKRKKMKKKEQVLVVRAKSIQDCPSKESEGSSRESSIQSQQDPDSVRTLYQIEQEDGDLESYLTSVQEEMMEFKLSYEMWRVGHWAVSVPHMERENEEMCFTVHLEERDNPENLHWDVKKTQTDIIHFRNLWQDSANLPSLSVLEASTECNSEDFRETKTSLKVFLQELVSDALMGHTQPVFQFLCPLDKLLSEEEHVGGVWGLLSGLAYFLSPGQEEDEDKHNTLQRGTKSDDSNTTENADSTATEKLNENIGDTRDGSPSEPSPIECCRGKAMVPVEKSDCLVNAGKTEDKKEESENPVTSHLKMINKELSRSEECLAQTKSDNLEDQTDSVCRPRHFSQNGGSQYDLTDSPSWCYLVGKSNKKDKLTFKMSGGIHRSRGKDMGSQSKLEDSQCLKKNQSSWEQMEATKAIFDLLKAISGNSILLNIFDAILKPVMPILKKKVKSFLNKMNPTDAQMASYIDNLCDKQWPEGSPVVTSPKPHRNSQEKNETKDRAQHLINARYSNYLILKKTDMETVFKLFQDCEENKKLVYMLLSFLLRELLPGEDALNVSAITLQKVNAN from the exons ATGAAATCGAAGAAAGATAAAAGGAAGAAGATGAAGAAAAAGGAGCAGGTGCTGGTGGTCAGAGCCAAGTCTATCCAGGATTGTCCGTCAAAGGAAAGTGAAGGTAGTAGCCGGGAGAGCTCCATCCAGAGCCAGCAGGACCCCGATAGCGTAAGGACACTGTACCAGATAGAGCAG GAGGATGGTGATCTGGAGAGCTACTTGACCAGCGTACAAGAAGAAATGATGGAATTCAAGCTGTCATATGAGATGTGGCGTGTTGGCCACTGGGCTGTCAGCGTCCCTCAT ATGGAGAGGGAAAACGAGGAGATGTGTTTTACAGTTCACCTAGAAGAGAGGGATAACCCTGAGAACCTTCACTGGGATGTAAAGAAGACCCAGACGGACATCATCCATTTCCGCAACCTATGGCAG GACTCTGCTAATTTACCCTCCCTATCCGTGTTAGAGGCAAGCACTGAGTGTAACAGCGAGGATTTTAGAGAGACCAAAACGTCCCTCAAGGTCTTCTTACAG GAGCTGGTCTCTGATGCTCTGATGGGCCACACTCAGCCAGTGTTTCAGTTTCTGTGTCCTCTGGACAAGCTGCTGAGTGAAGAGGAGCATGTGGGGGGAGTGTGGGGTCTCCTCAGCGGCCTGGCCTACTTCCTGTCTCCAGGGCAAGAGGAAGATGAG GACAAGCACAACACTCTTCAAAGAGGGACCAAATCAGATGATTCCAACACAACTGAGAATGCAGACTCAACTGCAACTGAGAAGCTGAATGAAAACATTGGTGATACAAGGGATGGTTCTCCTTCAGAACCAAGTCCCATTGAGTGCTGCAGAGGTAAAGCGATGGTGCCAGTAGAGAAATCAGACTGTTTGGTTAATGCAGGCAAAACCGAGGACAAAAAAGAGGAATCGGAGAACCCTGTAACTTCTCACCTGAAGATGATCAACAAAGAACTATCCAGATCAGAGGAGTGTCTGGCCCAAACAAAATCAGACAACCTTGAAGACCAGACCGACTCTGTCTGTAGGCCGCGACATTTCAGTCAAAATGGAGGCTCGCAATATGACCTCACTGACAGTCCGTCATGGTGTTATTTAGTTGGAAAGTCAAATAAAAAGGATAAACTCACTTTCAAAATGTCAGGAGGGATCCACAGGAGTAGAGGAAAGGACATGGGGAGTCAGTCAAAATTAGAAGACTCGCAGTGTTTGAAAAAGAACCAATCCAGCTGGGAGCAAATGGAAGCAACCAAAGCCATTTTTGATTTGTTGAAAGCAATATCTG gtaattccatcctcctgaacATATTTGATGCGATTCTGAAACCCGTCATGCCGATATTGAAAAA GAAAGTGAAAAGCTTCTTGAATAAGATGAACCCAACGGATGCCCAGATGGCCTCCTATATCGATAACCTATGTGACAAACAGTGGCCTGAGGGCTCGCCAGTGGTGACCAGCCCTAAACCCCACCGCAACAGTCAGGAAAAAAACGAGACCAAAGACCGAGCTCAGCACCTCATCAATGCCAGAT ATTCAAACTATTTAATCTTGAAGAAGACTGATATGGAGACCGTGTTTAAGCTCTTCCAGGACTGTGAAGAAAACAAGAAGCTGGTCTAT ATGCTGCTTTCTTTCCTTTTGAGAGAGCTTCTGCCGGGTGAGGATGCCCTTAATGTGAGTGCCATAACCCTGCAGAAAGTCAACGCCAACTAA